In Gossypium arboreum isolate Shixiya-1 chromosome 5, ASM2569848v2, whole genome shotgun sequence, a single genomic region encodes these proteins:
- the LOC108453432 gene encoding nitrate regulatory gene2 protein-like, giving the protein MNGITGSSFNLGFCSSPCSPCSSSSVLATVFVANSVIMGCGPSKVDDLPLVTLCKERKELIKAASIHRSALAAAHVTYFHSLRDVGEAIRRFVDEELVVGSSSSADSPVLTLPSDEFKSSKKKKKKDDDVVSSPSTSLPHSIEEHGKNAAKHKEESDGEGSHLDLSSASPSISGSGSGSPSGHVEMHHGYSHSPDQEGPGPAPYGYNYGYGAGGYGGYGYGYPYPPPQENWGTNGNSSSYMYYMKKSATPSQSFVYQEPEGHYGYSSYPNGGYFGYPIGSQEYGYGQRNSPPGPPQPPPAPPSPPRNSTWDFLNVFDTFDNSGYPSYYPVSRYGYGSTTSSPDSKEVREREGIPDLEDETEPEMLRAAHKEKRKMVKEEMDHNYNDSNHKIGNFGEGTSKSVQVQKVNSTAEGSTSTSKAVSSSKSESLEPGDHININTSSGSDTIVTKSSEEDFPKSKRVSFEVEEAPNLDVDSSKPSSLTTLSVHGTRDLQEVVKEIKDEFETASSYGKEVAVLLEVGKLPYQQRKGTGFRVIFSRILYLVAPNMLSSPPPPGPSIRITSRTMKMAKEYCQVVEQDEKHRNLSSTLEELYEWEKKLYKEVKDEERLRVIYEKKCKRLIMLDNQGAESSKIDATRASIRKLLTKINVCIKAVEAISTRIHKLRDEELQPQLTDLVYGLIRMWKSMLSCHQKQFQAIMETKVRSLRANTGFERDSGLKATIDLEMELLDWCTRFNNWINTQKAYVGSLYEWLMRCIQREQEITADGVAPFSPGRVGAPPIFVICNDWYQAMDRISERGVANAMRNFASSLHQLWERQDEERRRRTRAQYLSKDFEKRLRELRLQRQRMEQEQESLDKTAVSKVPSESGVSPLDDLKVDLDSMRKKLEEERTRHKDAIKLVHDAASSSLQAGLVPIFEALGNFSSEVLKAHEQVRLENTAVS; this is encoded by the exons ATGAATGGAATTACTGGATCAAGTTTCAATCTGGGTTTTTGTTCTTCTCCTTGTTCTCCTTGTTCTTCTTCTTCAGTTTTGGCTACGGTTTTCGTTGCTAATAGTGTTATTATGGGCTGCGGACCTTCCAAGGTCGATGACTTACCTTTGGTAACTCTTTGTAAAGAACGCAAAGAGCTGATCAAAGCGGCGTCGATTCACCGCTCGGCTTTGGCCGCTGCTCATGTGACGTACTTTCACTCCTTGCGTGATGTTGGTGAAGCAATCCGTAGGTTCGTCGACGAAGAGCTAGTTGTCGGATCCTCTTCTTCAGCTGATTCCCCTGTCCTCACATTGCCTTCTGATGAATTCAAATCctcgaaaaagaaaaagaaaaaagacgaCGATGTCGTCTCCTCTCCTTCAACTTCACTGCCCCATTCCATTGAAGAACACGGTAAAAACGCGGCAAAACACAAAGAAGAAAGTGATGGAGAGGGTTCTCACTTAGATTTGTCATCTGCCTCTCCTTCAATTTCCGGGTCAGGTTCCGGTTCACCTTCGGGTCATGTTGAAATGCACCATGGTTATAGCCATAGCCCAGACCAAGAAGGTCCAGGGCCAGCTCCTTATGGTTACAACTATGGCTATGGTGCTGGTGGGTATGGTGGTTATGGCTATGGATATCCTTACCCTCCCCCTCAAGAAAACTGGGGAACTAATGGTAATTCTTCCTCTTATATGTATTACATGAAGAAATCTGCAACACCTTCTCAATCTTTTGTTTATCAGGAGCCTGAAGGACATTATGGCTATTCAAGTTATCCAAATGGAGGCTATTTTGGATACCCTATTGGGTCTCAAGAATATGGATACGGACAGAGGAATTCTCCTCCCGGTCCACCACAACCACCGCCGGCGCCGCCTTCTCCGCCGAGAAATTCGACGTGGGATTTTCTTAATGTGTTCGATACTTTCGATAACAGTGGGTATCCCAGTTACTATCCGGTGTCTAGATATGGTTATGGGTCGACTACGAGTAGTCCGGACTCGAAGGAGGTGAGGGAGAGAGAAGGGATCCCTGATTTGGAAGATGAAACAGAGCCTGAAATGCTAAGAGCTGCTCACAAAGAGAAGAGGAAAATGGTGAAGGAGGAAATGGATCATAATTATAATGATAGTAATCATAAAATTGGGAACTTTGGTGAGGGAACTTCAAAGTCAGTTCAAGTTCAAAAGGTTAATAGTACTGCTGAAGGATCAACTTCAACTTCTAAAGCAGTCTCATCAAGTAAAAGTGAGAGCTTGGAGCCTGGTGatcatattaatattaatacaAGTAGTGGAAGTGATACCATTGTTACAAAGAGTTCCGAGGAAGACTTTCCAAAGagcaaaagggtgagttttgAGGTAGAAGAGGCACCAAATTTGGATGTTGACTCTTCAAAGCCTAGTAGTTTGACCACATTGTCCGTCCACGGCACGAGGGATCTCCAGGAGGTTGTGAAAGAGATTAAGGATGAGTTTGAGACTGCCTCTAGTTATGGGAAAGAAGTTGCTGTTTTGCTTGAGGTTGGCAAGTTGCCTTACCAGCAACGTAAAGGAACAGGGTTTAGAG TGATCTTTTCCCGGATCCTGTACCTAGTGGCACCTAACATGTTATCATCACCTCCTCCACCTGGACCATCAATACGAATAACTTCTAGGACAATGAAAATGGCAAAAGAATACTGTCAGGTTGTAGAACAGGATGAAAAGCATAGAAATCTTTCATCAACTTTGGAAGAGCTTTATGAATGGGAAAAGAAATTATATAAAGAAGTCAAG GATGAAGAGAGGCTACGGGTTATTTATGAGAAGAAGTGTAAGAGACTTATTATGTTAGATAACCAAGGAGCAGAGTCCAGCAAGATTGATGCAACACGGGCTTCAATAAGAAAGTTGTTGACAAAAATTAATGTTTGTATAAAGGCTGTTGAAGCTATATCAACTAGGATACATAAGCTAAGGGATGAAGAACTGCAGCCTCAGCTTACTGACTTGGTTTATGG GTTGATAAGAATGTGGAAGTCCATGCTTAGCTGTCATCAGAAACAGTTCCAGGCCATAATGGAGACCAAAGTTCGATCTTTAAGAGCAAATACCGGTTTTGAAAGAGATTCGGGTTTGAAAGCTACTATTGATCTTGAGATGGAGCTTTTGGACTGGTGCACTCGCTTTAATAATTGGATTAACACCCAAAAGGCATATGTTGGGTCCTTGTACGAGTGGCTCATGAGATGCATTCAACGCGAACAGGAAATAACTGCTGATGGAGTTGCTCCTTTCTCTCCAGGCCGAGTTGGGGCACCGCCAATTTTTGTAATTTGCAACGATTGGTACCAAGCGATGGATAGAATTTCAGAAAGAGGTGTAGCAAATGCCATGCGGAATTTTGCTTCCAGCCTACACCAGTTATGGGAAAGGCAAGACGAGGAGCGACGACGGAGGACCAGAGCACAATATCTCTCGAAGGATTTCGAGAAACGACTTAGGGAATTGCGGTTACAGAGGCAGAGGATGGAGCAGGAGCAAGAATCATTGGATAAAACTGCAGTTTCCAAGGTTCCTTCCGAAAGTGGAGTTTCGCCACTGGATGACCTAAAGGTGGATTTGGATTCTATGAGGAAGAAATTAGAGGAAGAGAGAACCAGGCATAAGGATGCCATCAAATTGGTTCACGATGCTGCTTCAAGTAGCTTACAAGCTGGTTTGGTCCCAATCTTTGAAGCCTTGGGCAACTTTTCCTCGGAGGTTTTGAAAGCACACGAGCAGGTCAGACTTGAAAATACTGCAGTCTCCTAG
- the LOC108453752 gene encoding probable L-ascorbate peroxidase 6, chloroplastic/mitochondrial isoform X1, protein MADPVVASHLSLVLKAPPTISSPSHSLPQQHSKPMASSLNSAASLRLFASSSSSSSSAAARLSLRSTSLSFSSSLKSLAFSPLSRHKRGSAVSMSSTGVFSSVASPKCAASDPDQLKSAREDIKELLKSKFCHPILVRLGWHDAGTYNKNIEEWPRRGGANGSLRFEVELKHAANAGLVNALNLIQHIKDKYSGVTYADLFQLASATAIEEAGGPKIPMKYGRVDVSGPNECPEEGRLPAAGPPSPADHLREVFYRMGLNDKEIVALSGAHTLGRSRPERSGWGKPETKYTKDGPGAPGGQSWTVQWLKFDNSYFKDIKAKRDEDLLVLPTDAVLFEDPSFKVYAEKYAEDQETFFKDYAEAHAKLSNLGAKFNPPEGIVLDDGPR, encoded by the exons ATGGCAGATCCAGTAGTAGCATCACACCTGAGCTTAGTGCTCAAAGCTCCCCCCACTATTTCTTCGCCTTCCCATTCTTTACCGCAACAACACTCAAAGCCAATGGCTTCCTCTCTCAACAGCGCCGCCTCTTTGCGTCTCTTCgcttcttcatcttcttcctcttcctcCGCCGCCGCTAGACTTTCTCTCCGTTCCACTTCcctttctttctcttcttctctcAAATCCCTCGCTTTCTCTCCTCTTTCTCGCCACAAG AGGGGATCGGCTGTCAGTATGTCGAGTACCGGAGTGTTTAGCTCTGTAGCCAGTCCGAAATGCGCTGCTTCGGATCCTGATCAGTTGAAGAGTGCTAGAGAAGATATCAAGGAGCTTCTCAAATCCAAATTCTGCCATCCTATTCTG GTTCGTCTAGGGTGGCACGATGCTGGTACCTACAACAAGAACATTGAGGAATGGCCACGAAGGGGTGGGGCCAATGGAAGTCTTAGGTTTGAAGTCGAGCTGAAACATGCAGCTAATGCTG GTCTTGTCAATGCATTGAATCTTATTCAGCATATCAAGGACAAGTACTCTGGTGTAACTTATGCGGATTTGTTCCAGTTGGCTAGTGCGACTGCTATTGAG GAGGCTGGGGGACCCAAAATTCCAATGAAATATGGAAGAGTTGATGTCTCTGGTCCTAATGAGTGTCCTGAAGAGGGCAGGCTACCCG CTGCTGGACCCCCTTCGCCTGCCGATCATCTGCGAGAGGTTTTCTACCGAATGGGATTGAATGACAAG GAAATAGTTGCATTATCTGGTGCACACACGCTTGGGAGGTCCAGACCAGAACGTAGTGGTTGGGGTAAACCAGAAACCAAGTATACG AAAGATGGACCAGGAGCACCAGGAGGACAATCCTGGACGGTGCAATGGTTGAAGTTTGACAATTCATACTTCAAG GATATCAAAGCTAAAAGAGATGAAGATCTGCTTGTGTTGCCAACTGATGCTGTTCTTTTTGAAGATCCCTCTTTCAAG GTATATGCTGAGAAATATGCTGAAGATCAAGAGACATTCTTCAAGGATTATGCAGAAGCCCATGCCAAACTTAGCAACCTTGGGGCCAAATTTAACCCTCCAGAG GGCATTGTTTTAGATGATGGTCCCAGATAA
- the LOC108453752 gene encoding probable L-ascorbate peroxidase 6, chloroplastic/mitochondrial isoform X2 produces the protein MADPVVASHLSLVLKAPPTISSPSHSLPQQHSKPMASSLNSAASLRLFASSSSSSSSAAARLSLRSTSLSFSSSLKSLAFSPLSRHKRGSAVSMSSTGVFSSVASPKCAASDPDQLKSAREDIKELLKSKFCHPILVRLGWHDAGTYNKNIEEWPRRGGANGSLRFEVELKHAANAGLVNALNLIQHIKDKYSGVTYADLFQLASATAIEEAGGPKIPMKYGRVDVSGPNECPEEGRLPAAGPPSPADHLREVFYRMGLNDKKDGPGAPGGQSWTVQWLKFDNSYFKDIKAKRDEDLLVLPTDAVLFEDPSFKVYAEKYAEDQETFFKDYAEAHAKLSNLGAKFNPPEGIVLDDGPR, from the exons ATGGCAGATCCAGTAGTAGCATCACACCTGAGCTTAGTGCTCAAAGCTCCCCCCACTATTTCTTCGCCTTCCCATTCTTTACCGCAACAACACTCAAAGCCAATGGCTTCCTCTCTCAACAGCGCCGCCTCTTTGCGTCTCTTCgcttcttcatcttcttcctcttcctcCGCCGCCGCTAGACTTTCTCTCCGTTCCACTTCcctttctttctcttcttctctcAAATCCCTCGCTTTCTCTCCTCTTTCTCGCCACAAG AGGGGATCGGCTGTCAGTATGTCGAGTACCGGAGTGTTTAGCTCTGTAGCCAGTCCGAAATGCGCTGCTTCGGATCCTGATCAGTTGAAGAGTGCTAGAGAAGATATCAAGGAGCTTCTCAAATCCAAATTCTGCCATCCTATTCTG GTTCGTCTAGGGTGGCACGATGCTGGTACCTACAACAAGAACATTGAGGAATGGCCACGAAGGGGTGGGGCCAATGGAAGTCTTAGGTTTGAAGTCGAGCTGAAACATGCAGCTAATGCTG GTCTTGTCAATGCATTGAATCTTATTCAGCATATCAAGGACAAGTACTCTGGTGTAACTTATGCGGATTTGTTCCAGTTGGCTAGTGCGACTGCTATTGAG GAGGCTGGGGGACCCAAAATTCCAATGAAATATGGAAGAGTTGATGTCTCTGGTCCTAATGAGTGTCCTGAAGAGGGCAGGCTACCCG CTGCTGGACCCCCTTCGCCTGCCGATCATCTGCGAGAGGTTTTCTACCGAATGGGATTGAATGACAAG AAAGATGGACCAGGAGCACCAGGAGGACAATCCTGGACGGTGCAATGGTTGAAGTTTGACAATTCATACTTCAAG GATATCAAAGCTAAAAGAGATGAAGATCTGCTTGTGTTGCCAACTGATGCTGTTCTTTTTGAAGATCCCTCTTTCAAG GTATATGCTGAGAAATATGCTGAAGATCAAGAGACATTCTTCAAGGATTATGCAGAAGCCCATGCCAAACTTAGCAACCTTGGGGCCAAATTTAACCCTCCAGAG GGCATTGTTTTAGATGATGGTCCCAGATAA
- the LOC108452532 gene encoding aldehyde dehydrogenase family 3 member H1-like, with the protein MLMENKAENKAVFDAESANEVVKELRDSFVTGKTKSYRWRVTQLKAMLKMLDENEPQIVAALRDDLSKPEFESSLYEIQMVNNSCRLALKEMNHWMMPEKAKTSLTTFPSSAEIVSEPLGVVLVISAWNYPFLVSLDPVVGAISAGNAIVLKPSEMAPASSSLLAKLVADYLDSSCIKVVEGAVPETSALLEQKWDKILYTGNGRVARIVMAAAAKHLTPVVLELGGKSPVIVVSDINLKVATRRIIAGKWGCNNGQACVSPDYIITTKDYATKLVDSFKCELERFYGKDPLESKDLSRIVNSNHFDRLSKLMDEEKVSSKIVHGGQRNEKNLQIAPTILLDVPVNSLIMKEEIFGPLLPIITVDKVEQSFDLIHSSGGKPLAAYLFTNNKKLKRKFVETVSAGGLVVNDTAVHLAIHSLPFGGVGESGMGSYHGKFSFDAFSHKKAVLYRGFAGDAFLRYPPYTPGKLTLLQALLSGSIVGIIRALLGWFWA; encoded by the exons ATGTTAATGGAGAACAAAGCGGAAAACAAGGCGGTTTTCGATGCGGAGTCAGCGAATGAGGTGGTGAAGGAGTTGAGAGATAGCTTCGTAACCGGAAAAACTAAAAGCTACCGATGGAGAGTGACTCAGTTGAAAGCAATGTTGAAGATGTTGGATGAGAACGAGCCGCAAATCGTCGCCGCTCTTCGTGATGATCTTTCCAAGCCGGAATTCGAATCCTCCCTCTACGAG ATACAGATGGTAAACAATTCATGCAGATTGGCACTCAAGGAAATGAACCACTGGATGATGCCAGAAAAG GCAAAAACTTCGTTGACTACATTTCCTTCCTCTGCTGAAATTGTATCTGAACCATTGGGTGTCGTGTTAGTAATCTCAGCATGGAATTATCCTTTTT TAGTGTCTCTTGATCCAGTTGTTGGAGCTATTTCAGCTGGTAATGCTATAGTCTTAAAGCCATCAGAAATGGCTCCAGCCTCATCATCATTGCTTGCAAAGCTGGTAGCGGATTATTTGGATAGCTCTTGCATTAAGGTTGTGGAAGGGGCTGTTCCTGAAACATCAGCACTATTGGAGCAAAAGTGGGACAAAATATTGTATACAG GCAATGGAAGAGTTGCTCGCATTGTGATGGCAGCAGCTGCAAAGCACCTAACACCAGTTGTTTTGGAGCTCGGAGGAAAGTCACCTGTTATTGTTGTTTCAGACATTAACTTAAAG GTTGCAACTAGGCGGATCATTGCGGGGAAGTGGGGCTGTAATAATGGACAAGCATGTGTTTCTCCTGATTACATTATTACAACAAAAGATTACGCTACGAAGTTG GTTGACTCTTTCAAATGTGAACTGGAGCGATTTTATGGAAAGGACCCGTTGGAGTCGAAAGACTTGTCTCGCATAGTGAATTCTAACCACTTTGATCGCTTGTCAAAGCTCATGGATGAGGAGAAAGTTTCTAGTAAGATCGTCCATGGCGGTCAGAGAAATGAAAAAAACCT GCAGATTGCTCCCACGATCTTGCTTGATGTCCCAGTAAATTCTCTCATCATGAAAGAAGAGATATTTGGCCCATTGCTTCCGATTATCACG GTGGACAAAGTGGAACAGAGTTTTGATTTGATACATTCTTCTGGGGGAAAGCCACTAGCAGCGTATCTGTTTACGAATAACAAGAAACTAAAACGTAAGTTTGTTGAAACGGTCTCTGCAGGGGGTTTAGTCGTCAATGACACAGCTGTACAT CTTGCTATACACAGTTTACCATTCGGAGGAGTGGGGGAAAGCGGAATGGGTTCGTACCATGGGAAATTCTCCTTCGATGCATTTAGCCATAAGAAGGCAGTTCTTTATAGAGGTTTTGCAGGTGATGCATTTCTGAGATACCCACCATACACACCGGGGAAGCTAACATTGTTGCAGGCACTTCTCAGTGGTAGCATTGTTGGCATAATCCGTGCTTTGCTGGGATGGTTTTGGGCTTAA